The sequence GCAACCATAAATGTTCCCGCTTCAATCCGATCTTGAACTACCTGATGAACTGCTCCTTTAAGATGTTCAACACCTTGAATGGTAATAGTTTCGGTACCTGCACCACGTACTTTGGCTCCCATCTTGTTCAAGAAAATCGCCAAATCAACAATTTCAGGTTCCCGAGCCGCATTCTCAATAACAGTTTTTCCCTCAGCCAAACAAGCTGCCATCATCAGGTTTTGAGTAGCACCTACGCTTGGGAAATCCATGAAGATATGTGCTCCCTTTAATTTCTCCGCATGCGCTTCAATGTAACCTGAGCGTTGCGTAATACGTGCCCCCATCGCCTCTAAACCTTGTAAGTGTAAATCAATGGGACGACTGCCAATTGTACAGCCACCTGGCATAGAGACCTTGGCATAGCCATTTCGTGCCAAAATTGGACCGAGTACAACAATTGAAGCCCGCATTTGGTTCACATATTTATAGGGTGCCTGACTACCAATCTGACCACTTGCATCAATGATAACCTGTTTTTCTTCCTCATCAAAGGTCACATCAATATCCAAACCACGTACAACGTTGTTCATGGTAAATACATCCGATAAAATAGGAACATTGGTTAAAGTTGAAGTCCCTTCTGAAGCTAAAATCGTTGCTGCTAACAAGGGCAGAACAGCATTTTTTGCTCCTTCTATCGCGACCTTTCCTTGCAAGGGATTTTTACTTCCAGTTACTATAATTTGATCCATAAGTTCTCTCTTTTCTATTGAAGTACAAATAGCTTACTGAGGGCAACGATATCTAGGAAGAAGCCTGACACGATATAGCCCAAAGCAATGGCGAAAAAGAGAAGTAAGACCTGAATCTTTCCAGTCTCTCGACTCCCCTTAAAAACTGATTTCCAATCAATGACCGATGTCAACAATATATGGGAGAGGTATATAAATAACAAGTGACTGAATAATTGAAATAATGAATTAAGCATGACTCTATTATAACAAACTTCCCCAAAAATTTGCCAAAAGAAACACAGCCCCTCCTCTGAAATCCTATCAAACAAAAAAAGCTAGGAAAATTCCTAGCTGTTAACGATTACCACAACGAATCCGGTTAATAGCTCGTTGCAAAGCAATGTTAGCGCGCATTTCCAAATCAATATTGTGGGCATTGTGAGCTTCTTCCAGCTCTCTTTCAGCCCGTAATTTGGCACGTTCTGCACGACTGACATCAATATCACGTTCCCGCTCTGCTGAGTCAGAAACAATGGTAATCAGGTCTTTATTTACTTCGATGATACCACCATTGACCGCAATCCAGTCCACATGGTTTTCATCATCTACCCGACGAACTTTGATTTCATCGATTTCCAAAACAGCAATCAATTCCAAGTGACCTGGATAGATTCCCAACTCCCCTTCTTTTGTTTTACACAAAACAAAGGCAGCGTGGTGATCGTATTTGATGCCATCCGGCGTTACGATTTGAACGGTCATTTGAGCCATGATTCACCTCTAAAACTTCATCTTATCCGCTTTGGCAAGTACATCTTCAATTGAACCAACGTTACGGAAGGCATCTTCTGGAAGATGGTCATGTTTACCCTCTAAGATTTCCTTGAAGCCTTTGACGGTTTCTTTAACTGGAACATAAGAACCTGGCATCCCAGTAAACTGCTCTGCCACATTAAAGTTCTGTGACAAGAAGAATTGGATGCGACGAGCGCGACCAACCAAAGTCTTCTCTTCATCAGACAATTCATCCATCCCCAAGATGGCAATAATATCTTGCAATTCTTGGTAGCGTTGAAGGACACGTTTGATTTCCATGGCAACGGCATAATGCTCCTCGCCCACAATCTCTGGAGCAAGGGCACGTGAAGAGGATGCTAATGGATCAACCGCTGGATAGATACCCAGTTGGGTCAATTTCCGTTCCAAGTTAGTTGTTGAATCCAAATGGGCGAAAGCAGTTGCTGGGGCTGGGTCTGTATAGTCATCGGCAGGCACATAAATAGCCTGAATGGATGTAACAGAACCCTTCTTCGTTGAAGTAATCCGCTCCTGCAACTGTCCCATTTCTGTCGCAAGTGTTGGCTGATAACCAACGGCTGATGGCATACGACCCAAGAGGGCAGACACTTCTGAACCAGCCTGCGTGAAACGGAAGATATTATCGATGAACAGAAGAACATCCTGCCCTTCCACATCACGGAAGTATTCCGCAATGGTCAAACCAGTAAGAGCAACACGCATACGAGCTCCTGGTGGCTCATTCATCTGACCAAATACCATGGCCGTTTTTTCAATAACACCTGATTCCTTCATTTCCCAGTAAAGATCGTTCCCTTCACGGGTACGCTCGCCAACTCCGGTAAATACAGAGATACCACCGTGTTCTTGGGCAATATTGTGAATCAATTCTTGGATAAGGACGGTTTTACCAACACCGGCACCACCGAAGAGACCAACCTTACCACCTTTTAGATAAGGTGCTAGGAGGTCGATAACCTTAATCCCTGTTTCCAAAATTTCGCTTGAAGTAGATAATTCGTCAAAAGCCGGCGCTTTCTTATGGATAGGCTCACGTTCAAAATCTGCCGGAAAAGACTCTTCAAGGTCAATGGTATCTCCCAACACATTGAAGACACGACCCAGCGTTTCTTTACCGACTGGAACAGAGATGGGACGACCTGTATCGAGAACTTCCATCCCACGTGTCAATCCATCCGTTGATTCCATGGCAATGGTCCGTACAACGCCATCACCAAGTTCCAAAGCCACTTCAAGCACGACTTTTTGTTTGGAATCATCATTTTTATATACAACGAGTGCGTTGTTAATCTCAGGAAGTTTATCTTCTGCTGCAAACGCAACGTCTACAACTGGTCCGACAACCTGAGTAATTTTGCCTGAACTCATTCTATTTCCTCTATTTCTATTACTCAAGGGCTGAGGCACCAGCTACAATCTCAGTAATTTCCTGAGTAATCGCTGCCTGCCGAGCCCTATTGTATTGGATTGTCAAATCGTTAATGACATTCTTAGCATTATCCGTTGCTGTCTGCATGGCTGTCATACCTGCTGCATTTTCAGCAGTTTTGGCATCCAAAATCGCTCCATAAATAGTTGATTCTGCATATTGAGTCAAGAGTTGTTCCAAAATAACCTCACGGTTTGGTTCCAACTCAAAGGTAGCTGTATAACCATCTGCTTCATTGTGGTCCAAATCTTCTACAGGAAGCATCTGTTGTACACGCACCTGACTGGTCAAACTATTGACATGGTGGTTATAACAAACATACAACTCATCAAAGAGTTCATTCTTGTACATCTCAACAGACTTAGAAATGATTTTTTGAACCTCTTCAAAACTTGGATTGTCTGCTAAACCACGCAATTCAAAGACAGGATTGATACCACGAGCACGGAAGAAATCAGCTCCCATACTACCAATAGCAATAATCTCATACTCATCTTTCGAGTCATGGTCCTGTTCAATCATCCCCATCACAGCCTTCAAAATACTGGAATTATAAGAACCTTTTAGTCCACTGTCAGAGGTAATGACAATATAACCAGATTTTTGAACTGGACGACGAATCAGCATTGGATTGCTTGTATCTGAAGCCATCAATTCTCCACGCAAGAGGTCCGTTGTAATCTGACGAACCTTGCTAGCGTAGATTTGAAAGGATTGCGCTAATTGCTCTGATTTGGCTAATTTAGAAGCCGAAACCATCTGCATGGCACCGGTGATTTGACTGGTTTTCTTAGTAGATGCAATTTTTGACTTGATTTCATTGAGAGAACCTGCCATTATTCACTCCTTTACTTAAAGACAGACTGGTCTTTGAAAGCTTGGATAGCAGCATTCAATTCATCTGTATCAGGAAGATCTTTTGTTGTGCGAATAACATCCAAAAGACTATCGTAGTGCAAATCAAAATATGCGTACAGTTCTTCTTCAAATGCCAAAATATCATCAATTGGCACTGAATCCAAGAAGCCATTTGTCAAAGCATACAAAATCAAAACCTGTTTTTCAACTGGAAGTGGCCTATGCAATGGTTGTTTCAACACTTCCACAGTCCGACGACCACGGTTGAGTTTGGCCTGAGTTGCTGCATCCAAATCCGAACCAAATTGAGTGAAGGCTTCTAGTTCCCGATAAGAAGCCAAATCGATACGAAGAGTACCTGCCACCTTCTTCATAGCTTTAATTTGAGCTGAACCACCTACACGAGATACAGAAGAACCCGCATCAATGGCTGGACGGATACCAGAGTTGAACAAGTCATCCTTCAAGAAGATTTGACCGTCTGTGATCGAAATCACGTTAGTTGCGATGTAGGCTGAAATATCCCCTGCCTGGGTTTCGATAAATGGCAGAGCTGTAATGGAACCGCCACCTAATTCATCTGAAACTTTAGCTGAACGCTCAAGCAAACGGCTATGTAAGTAGAAGACATCCCCTGGATAAGCCTCACGACCTGGAGGACGACGAAGCAAGAGGGACAACTCACGATAGGCTACCGCCTGTTTTGACAAATCATCATAAACAATCAAGACATGTTTGCCTTCATACATGAACTCTTCTGCCATCGCAACCCCAGCATAAGGAGCCAAGAAAAGCAATGGAGACGGTTGTGAAGCCGAAGCTGTCACCACGATAGTATAATCCAAGGCACCGTACTGACGAAGGGTTTCCACCTGAGTACGAACCGTTGACTCCTTTTGACCAATCGCCACATAGATACAAATCATATCTTGTCCTTTTTGGTTAAGGATGGCATCGATAGCAACTGATGTTTTACCTGTCTGACGGTCCCCGATAATCAATTCCCGCTGACCACGACCAATCGGAACCAAAGCGTCAATAGCCTTAAGACCAGTTTGAAGTGGTTCATTAACCGACTTACGTTGCATAACACCTGGTGCTGGATATTCAATCGGACGGGTTTTGCTTGTCCGAATGTCACCAAGTCCATCAACTGGCTGACCAAGTGGATTAATGACGCGACCAATCAAAGCAGAACCAACTGGCACTTCCATGATTTTTCCTGTACGACGAACAACAGAACCTTCACGAATATCAGTAAATTCACCCAAAATAATGATACCAACATCGTTGGTTTCTAAGTTTTGAGCCATACCGATTGTTCCATTTTCAAAGACCAAGAGCTCGCCACTCATGGCATTGTCAAGACCGTGGGCCCTGGCAATTCCATCACCAATATAGGTTACAACCCCTGTCTCTGTGTAGTCAAAGTCTGGTTGAAACCCTTCAATTTGTTGTTTTAGTAAAGCGCTAATTTCTTGTGCATTAATCACCAAAAGAACACCACTTTCTATTTTTTAAAGTTTATTTCTAATTTCTTTCAACTGTGTCCGAACACTGGCATCAATCACCTTGTGGTTAACCGTAACGATAAAACCGCCAAGAATACTTGGATCTAGTTCTTCCATGATTGAACGAACTGTCAAAGAAAATTTCTGTTGGACAAGCTTTGTCAGTCTGTCTTTTTGTTCGGGAGTCAAAGGATGGACCGAAACCACATGGGCATCGAATTCATTCTTACTCTTACTAATCGAACGTTTGGCTGCTTCTAAGGTTTCCAACAAGAGGTCCGCATGACCATCTCGAATGACTTCTTCTATCAATTCATTGACTTGATAGTAAGAAGATTGGCGAACCGTGCGAACAAAGTCTGACTTTTCAGCAGCTGATACGGTTGGTGACAAGAGGATGCGATTCAACTTGGTTTCGTGAATAATCGCAATCAAATCTGAAATCTGGTCATACATTCCCCAGATTTCTTGCTTATCACTTACTTTTTCAACGAATGACTGAGCATATTTTTGCACGAGGGCAGTTTCTCTTGCATTCATCTTACTTGTCTCCTAGCTTGTCAATATATCGATCAATCAAGGCTTGATGAGCTTCTTGGTTCAAATCTTCCAAGATAATTTTTCCTGCCAAGTCTACAGCCAAATCAGCTACTTGGACACGTAGATTTTCTTGGGCTTCACGTTTCTCAGCTTCAATTTCCATTTGAGCCTTTGTTTTTAAGCCTTGAATTTCAACATCTGCCTGTTCTAAGATACGTTTTTTCTCAAGTTTTGCACGCTCTACAGCATCTTGTACAATTTGCTGTGCTTCCACTCGACCTTGTGCTAATTCAGATTCTCGTTGGGCAACCAAATCCGACGCTGCCTGCAATTTTTCTTCTGCAGCATCAATATCACCTGAAATTTTTTGCTCACGTGCTTCAAAGATACCTGTAATACGATTCCAAGCAAAGACACGAATCAATACAATCAACAGGCCAAACGAAGCTGTTACAAGGATAAAATTGCCGAGAATGGTACTACTTGTACTGAGTAGTGTAATCATAAATCTTTTCTTCCTTTCCTATCCGTGTTCGTCACCAATTTTATTGCTCAAATACATAGACACCAGCATAACAAAAACATAACCCTGCAAACATGAAATAAAGACAGAAAAGGCTGTCCAAAGCACGTTCAAAAGAAAAGCAATCGGATATGCTAAAGCGCTCTGTTGAGACAATTGTAAGAGAAGAGATACCAGCACTTCACCCGCGTAGATATTACCATACAGACGCAAGGCCAGAGATGCTAAGTTTGTCACTTCTTCTAAGATATGCATGGGAGTCATGGCCCAAGGTGTCACAAATGCTTTTAAATAACCTTTAAAACCTTTGCGGCGAATTCCCTCGACATGACAGAAGACAATTGCAATCGTTGCTAGACCAAAGTCATAGGCCATATTGGCTGTTGGTGAGGTCCAAAGATTGTGTCCTTCTGCTGTTTCGATTTTGGTCATCAAACCCAAATTATTGGCAACTAAGAGGAAGGTAAAGACTGTGAAAAAGAAGAGTGAATAGCGTTTTGCATCTTCATCACCCAGATTTCCCTTGGTGAAATTTATGGTTAATTCATAAACATATTCCAGGACATTTTGTTTTCCTTTAGGTTTTAATTCCATGCGGCGACTTGCCCAGAAAACCAGGAGGAAAATAACGAAAATGGTAATGAATGAAACCAATACCATGGTCAGGTCAAAGGTTACGGGACCAAGGGTAAGGGTTGGACTTGCATGTTCTTCCAATGGAGGTTCCC is a genomic window of Streptococcus sp. 29896 containing:
- a CDS encoding DUF1146 family protein, encoding MLNSLFQLFSHLLFIYLSHILLTSVIDWKSVFKGSRETGKIQVLLLFFAIALGYIVSGFFLDIVALSKLFVLQ
- the atpD gene encoding F0F1 ATP synthase subunit beta → MSSGKITQVVGPVVDVAFAAEDKLPEINNALVVYKNDDSKQKVVLEVALELGDGVVRTIAMESTDGLTRGMEVLDTGRPISVPVGKETLGRVFNVLGDTIDLEESFPADFEREPIHKKAPAFDELSTSSEILETGIKVIDLLAPYLKGGKVGLFGGAGVGKTVLIQELIHNIAQEHGGISVFTGVGERTREGNDLYWEMKESGVIEKTAMVFGQMNEPPGARMRVALTGLTIAEYFRDVEGQDVLLFIDNIFRFTQAGSEVSALLGRMPSAVGYQPTLATEMGQLQERITSTKKGSVTSIQAIYVPADDYTDPAPATAFAHLDSTTNLERKLTQLGIYPAVDPLASSSRALAPEIVGEEHYAVAMEIKRVLQRYQELQDIIAILGMDELSDEEKTLVGRARRIQFFLSQNFNVAEQFTGMPGSYVPVKETVKGFKEILEGKHDHLPEDAFRNVGSIEDVLAKADKMKF
- a CDS encoding F0F1 ATP synthase subunit delta, with product MNARETALVQKYAQSFVEKVSDKQEIWGMYDQISDLIAIIHETKLNRILLSPTVSAAEKSDFVRTVRQSSYYQVNELIEEVIRDGHADLLLETLEAAKRSISKSKNEFDAHVVSVHPLTPEQKDRLTKLVQQKFSLTVRSIMEELDPSILGGFIVTVNHKVIDASVRTQLKEIRNKL
- the atpB gene encoding F0F1 ATP synthase subunit A; its protein translation is MEEHASPTLTLGPVTFDLTMVLVSFITIFVIFLLVFWASRRMELKPKGKQNVLEYVYELTINFTKGNLGDEDAKRYSLFFFTVFTFLLVANNLGLMTKIETAEGHNLWTSPTANMAYDFGLATIAIVFCHVEGIRRKGFKGYLKAFVTPWAMTPMHILEEVTNLASLALRLYGNIYAGEVLVSLLLQLSQQSALAYPIAFLLNVLWTAFSVFISCLQGYVFVMLVSMYLSNKIGDEHG
- the atpF gene encoding F0F1 ATP synthase subunit B, giving the protein MITLLSTSSTILGNFILVTASFGLLIVLIRVFAWNRITGIFEAREQKISGDIDAAEEKLQAASDLVAQRESELAQGRVEAQQIVQDAVERAKLEKKRILEQADVEIQGLKTKAQMEIEAEKREAQENLRVQVADLAVDLAGKIILEDLNQEAHQALIDRYIDKLGDK
- a CDS encoding F0F1 ATP synthase subunit epsilon; amino-acid sequence: MAQMTVQIVTPDGIKYDHHAAFVLCKTKEGELGIYPGHLELIAVLEIDEIKVRRVDDENHVDWIAVNGGIIEVNKDLITIVSDSAERERDIDVSRAERAKLRAERELEEAHNAHNIDLEMRANIALQRAINRIRCGNR
- the murA gene encoding UDP-N-acetylglucosamine 1-carboxyvinyltransferase, encoding MDQIIVTGSKNPLQGKVAIEGAKNAVLPLLAATILASEGTSTLTNVPILSDVFTMNNVVRGLDIDVTFDEEEKQVIIDASGQIGSQAPYKYVNQMRASIVVLGPILARNGYAKVSMPGGCTIGSRPIDLHLQGLEAMGARITQRSGYIEAHAEKLKGAHIFMDFPSVGATQNLMMAACLAEGKTVIENAAREPEIVDLAIFLNKMGAKVRGAGTETITIQGVEHLKGAVHQVVQDRIEAGTFMVAAAMTGGDVLIQDAIWEHNRPLLSKLQEMGVEVLEEDEGIRIRSTVTDLKPVSVTTLPHPGFPTDMQAQFTALMSVVKGQSTMVETVFENRFQHLEEMRRMNVHSEILRDTAIIHGGQALEGAQVMSTDLRASAALILAGLVAEGQTIVGKLSHLDRGYYKFHEKLAQLGARIERIKGEDSDV
- the atpA gene encoding F0F1 ATP synthase subunit alpha → MVINAQEISALLKQQIEGFQPDFDYTETGVVTYIGDGIARAHGLDNAMSGELLVFENGTIGMAQNLETNDVGIIILGEFTDIREGSVVRRTGKIMEVPVGSALIGRVINPLGQPVDGLGDIRTSKTRPIEYPAPGVMQRKSVNEPLQTGLKAIDALVPIGRGQRELIIGDRQTGKTSVAIDAILNQKGQDMICIYVAIGQKESTVRTQVETLRQYGALDYTIVVTASASQPSPLLFLAPYAGVAMAEEFMYEGKHVLIVYDDLSKQAVAYRELSLLLRRPPGREAYPGDVFYLHSRLLERSAKVSDELGGGSITALPFIETQAGDISAYIATNVISITDGQIFLKDDLFNSGIRPAIDAGSSVSRVGGSAQIKAMKKVAGTLRIDLASYRELEAFTQFGSDLDAATQAKLNRGRRTVEVLKQPLHRPLPVEKQVLILYALTNGFLDSVPIDDILAFEEELYAYFDLHYDSLLDVIRTTKDLPDTDELNAAIQAFKDQSVFK
- a CDS encoding F0F1 ATP synthase subunit gamma, which codes for MAGSLNEIKSKIASTKKTSQITGAMQMVSASKLAKSEQLAQSFQIYASKVRQITTDLLRGELMASDTSNPMLIRRPVQKSGYIVITSDSGLKGSYNSSILKAVMGMIEQDHDSKDEYEIIAIGSMGADFFRARGINPVFELRGLADNPSFEEVQKIISKSVEMYKNELFDELYVCYNHHVNSLTSQVRVQQMLPVEDLDHNEADGYTATFELEPNREVILEQLLTQYAESTIYGAILDAKTAENAAGMTAMQTATDNAKNVINDLTIQYNRARQAAITQEITEIVAGASALE